One region of Cyanobium sp. M30B3 genomic DNA includes:
- a CDS encoding resolvase, protein MGIAGLDPGRSKCGLAVTDRAGQAIVAAAILPPTDSLALLLQWRHQGLRLVVLGNGTGSADWCRELAEAALPSQQLDEWGTTLAARQRYWQLEPPRGWRRCLPSGLRLPPRDIDDVVAQLLLERHLGRPLARHCGPVWRRRPGVRDGLAP, encoded by the coding sequence CTGGGCATCGCCGGGCTGGATCCAGGGCGCAGCAAGTGCGGCCTGGCCGTGACGGATCGGGCCGGCCAGGCGATCGTGGCCGCCGCGATCCTGCCGCCGACCGACAGCCTGGCGCTGCTGCTGCAGTGGCGGCACCAGGGGCTCCGGCTGGTGGTGCTCGGCAACGGCACCGGCAGTGCCGACTGGTGCAGAGAGCTCGCGGAGGCCGCCCTGCCCAGCCAGCAACTGGACGAATGGGGCACCACGCTGGCGGCGCGCCAGCGCTACTGGCAGCTCGAGCCGCCCCGCGGCTGGCGCCGTTGCCTGCCCAGCGGCCTGCGCCTGCCCCCCCGCGACATCGATGACGTGGTCGCCCAGCTGCTGTTGGAGCGCCATCTCGGCAGGCCCCTGGCGCGGCACTGCGGCCCGGTATGGCGCCGACGACCCGGCGTCAGAGACGGGCTCGCACCGTGA
- a CDS encoding DUF3146 family protein, translated as MARLPATTARLRVLHQSFSERLLEGEVSAGNFAWTFRWAFDRGELSVEPSLGRALIQDALLRFLLRADYQLEPGADYAFTVRARL; from the coding sequence ATGGCCCGTCTGCCCGCCACCACGGCCCGCCTGCGGGTGCTGCACCAGAGCTTCAGCGAGCGCCTGCTGGAGGGGGAGGTGAGTGCCGGCAACTTCGCCTGGACCTTCCGCTGGGCCTTTGATCGCGGCGAACTGAGCGTGGAGCCCTCCCTGGGACGGGCCCTGATCCAGGACGCGCTGCTGCGCTTTCTGCTGCGGGCCGACTACCAGCTGGAGCCAGGGGCCGACTACGCCTTCACGGTGCGAGCCCGTCTCTGA
- the pth gene encoding aminoacyl-tRNA hydrolase, which translates to MPGLQLVVGLGNPGPKYLDTRHNVGFMAVQRLAAELGGSFRQQPKLHGLLADVGQGVTRLRLLMPQTFMNDSGRSIRAALDWFGLQPADLLVIVDDMDLPLGRLRLRASGSAGGHNGLRSAISHLGTQDFPRLRIGIGAPAENPQERRARTIGHVLGRFSPAERPLLNDVLTEVEAGIGLMQRLGLERAGNRLNGFRGQAAPG; encoded by the coding sequence GTGCCTGGTCTCCAGCTGGTGGTCGGCCTCGGCAATCCCGGGCCGAAATATCTCGACACGCGCCATAACGTCGGCTTCATGGCCGTGCAGCGCCTGGCGGCCGAGCTGGGCGGCTCCTTCCGCCAGCAGCCCAAGCTCCATGGCCTGCTGGCGGATGTGGGCCAGGGCGTCACGCGGCTGCGGCTGCTGATGCCCCAGACCTTCATGAACGACAGCGGTCGCTCCATCCGCGCCGCCCTCGACTGGTTCGGCCTGCAGCCGGCGGACCTGCTGGTGATCGTGGATGACATGGATCTGCCCCTGGGCCGGCTGCGCCTGCGGGCCAGCGGCAGTGCCGGCGGCCATAACGGCCTGCGCAGCGCCATCAGCCACCTCGGCACCCAGGATTTCCCCCGGTTGCGCATCGGTATCGGCGCCCCGGCGGAGAATCCACAGGAGCGCAGGGCCCGCACCATCGGCCATGTGCTCGGGCGCTTCAGCCCCGCCGAGCGCCCCCTGCTCAACGACGTGCTCACGGAGGTGGAGGCCGGCATCGGCCTGATGCAACGGCTGGGGCTGGAGCGGGCCGGTAACCGTCTGAACGGTTTTCGCGGCCAGGCCGCGCCAGGCTGA
- a CDS encoding TatA/E family twin arginine-targeting protein translocase, with protein sequence MNFFGIGLPELAVIAAIGLLVFGPKRLPELGRTLGRTLKGFQSASSEFEKEFRTAIATVDAPAETPASLSSAEPVQVSEATSPAAEEGESIEQGAAPVQDGPSS encoded by the coding sequence ATGAATTTCTTCGGTATCGGCTTACCTGAGTTGGCGGTGATTGCCGCCATCGGCCTGCTTGTGTTCGGCCCCAAGCGCCTGCCGGAGCTGGGCCGCACCCTGGGGCGCACCCTCAAGGGTTTTCAGTCGGCCTCCAGTGAGTTCGAGAAGGAGTTCCGAACCGCCATCGCCACCGTGGACGCCCCGGCGGAAACGCCTGCTTCCCTGTCCAGTGCCGAGCCCGTGCAGGTGTCCGAAGCAACCTCGCCAGCAGCGGAGGAGGGTGAGTCGATCGAGCAGGGCGCCGCGCCCGTCCAGGACGGCCCCTCCAGCTGA